A genomic stretch from Alteribacter keqinensis includes:
- the meaB gene encoding methylmalonyl Co-A mutase-associated GTPase MeaB, translated as MENIAERIRNKELRALARGISYVEDNHEQKQELLSTLFPHTGKAHIVGITGSPGAGKSSLVNGLVKVWRKQGKTVGIVAVDPTSPFSGGALLGDRVRMRDHEEDDGVFIRSMGTRGSLGGLSEACKDAIRLMDASGLDIVIVETVGVGQSELDIMKIADTIALVLYPSGGDVIQAFKAGIMEIADVFVINKADLPGVDQLKGEVEDLLHLTAEHKDWKPPILKTVSTEGKGMDDVVSRITAHKEQLLLSGGGTERRLSQLEEEVTRRLKEQFAEDIRDLVRSELENSQEPGDPYDTAARVYRQYREKSGVKEGNA; from the coding sequence ATGGAAAACATAGCAGAACGGATCAGAAACAAAGAACTCCGTGCCCTTGCCAGAGGAATCAGCTACGTTGAAGACAATCATGAACAAAAACAGGAACTTCTCTCCACGCTCTTTCCCCATACAGGGAAAGCCCATATCGTAGGAATTACCGGTTCCCCCGGAGCCGGTAAAAGCTCTCTTGTGAACGGTCTGGTGAAAGTATGGCGTAAGCAGGGGAAAACCGTCGGAATTGTAGCGGTTGATCCTACTAGCCCTTTTTCAGGCGGGGCCCTTCTTGGAGACCGTGTACGCATGCGGGACCACGAAGAAGATGACGGCGTTTTTATCCGGAGCATGGGAACGAGAGGGAGTCTTGGGGGACTGTCCGAAGCATGTAAGGATGCCATCCGTCTTATGGATGCCTCAGGTCTTGATATTGTCATCGTGGAAACCGTGGGTGTAGGGCAGAGTGAACTGGACATCATGAAGATCGCCGATACGATTGCCCTTGTTCTTTACCCGTCGGGCGGCGACGTGATTCAGGCGTTTAAAGCAGGGATTATGGAAATTGCCGATGTGTTCGTGATTAACAAAGCCGATCTTCCGGGCGTCGATCAATTAAAAGGGGAAGTGGAAGATCTGCTTCACTTAACCGCTGAACATAAGGACTGGAAGCCGCCGATATTGAAGACTGTATCGACTGAAGGAAAAGGAATGGACGACGTTGTCTCCCGAATCACTGCTCACAAGGAACAGCTTTTATTGTCAGGCGGTGGAACTGAGCGCAGGCTCAGTCAGCTTGAAGAGGAAGTCACAAGAAGACTGAAAGAACAATTCGCAGAGGATATCCGCGATCTTGTCCGAAGCGAGCTTGAAAATTCGCAAGAACCAGGTGACCCGTACGATACGGCTGCCCGGGTTTACAGACAATACAGAGAAAAATCAGGGGTCAAGGAGGGGAACGCGTGA
- a CDS encoding acyl-CoA dehydrogenase: MDFLLSEEQQMIRKMVRDFAENEVAPTAAERDEEERFDRAIFDQMGELGLTGIPWPEEYGGIGADYLSYVIAVEELSRVCGSTGVTLSAHISLAGWPIYTFGTEEQKQKFLRPMAEGKKMGAYGLTEPGSGSDAASMKTVAKRDGDDYIIDGSKIFITNAGEAEIYVVFALTDPEKKHKGCSAFIVEKGTPGFSMGKKESKLGIRSSPTLEIIFDQCRVPAENMLGNEGDGFKIAMMTLDGGRNGIAAQAVGIAQGALDASVNYAKERKQFGKPIGVQQGIAFKLADMATKIEASRLLTYQAAWRESQGISYGKESAMSKLFAGDTAMEVTVEAVQVFGGYGYIKEYPVERYMRDAKITQIYEGTNEIQRLVISKMLLAD; encoded by the coding sequence ATGGATTTCTTACTCAGTGAAGAACAACAGATGATCCGGAAGATGGTCCGGGATTTTGCAGAAAACGAAGTAGCACCGACAGCGGCAGAACGTGACGAGGAAGAACGATTCGACCGCGCCATTTTTGACCAGATGGGAGAACTCGGACTGACAGGCATTCCATGGCCGGAAGAGTACGGCGGTATCGGAGCCGATTACTTAAGCTACGTCATTGCCGTAGAAGAACTTTCCCGTGTCTGCGGATCAACAGGCGTAACCCTATCCGCCCACATCTCACTGGCAGGGTGGCCGATCTATACGTTTGGAACAGAAGAGCAAAAGCAAAAATTCCTTCGTCCAATGGCCGAAGGAAAGAAGATGGGAGCCTACGGGCTGACAGAGCCCGGATCCGGAAGCGATGCTGCCAGTATGAAAACTGTGGCAAAGCGAGACGGGGACGACTACATCATTGACGGTTCGAAAATTTTCATTACCAATGCCGGCGAAGCAGAGATCTATGTTGTTTTTGCCCTCACAGATCCAGAGAAAAAGCACAAAGGATGCTCCGCATTTATCGTTGAAAAAGGAACGCCCGGCTTCTCCATGGGGAAAAAAGAAAGCAAACTTGGCATCCGTTCGTCTCCAACCCTTGAAATCATTTTCGACCAGTGCCGTGTACCTGCAGAAAACATGCTGGGCAATGAAGGAGACGGCTTTAAGATTGCCATGATGACCCTTGACGGCGGACGAAACGGGATTGCAGCCCAGGCAGTAGGGATTGCCCAGGGAGCGCTGGATGCGTCTGTCAATTATGCAAAAGAGCGTAAGCAGTTCGGAAAGCCAATCGGCGTTCAGCAGGGTATCGCCTTTAAACTCGCAGATATGGCTACTAAAATTGAAGCGTCCCGCCTTCTCACGTATCAGGCGGCCTGGAGAGAAAGCCAGGGCATCTCCTATGGAAAAGAATCAGCGATGTCGAAGCTGTTCGCAGGAGATACCGCCATGGAAGTGACAGTGGAAGCGGTTCAGGTATTCGGAGGATACGGTTATATTAAAGAGTATCCTGTAGAGCGCTACATGCGTGATGCGAAAATTACACAGATTTACGAAGGTACCAACGAAATTCAGCGCCTCGTCATTTCAAAAATGCTGCTGGCAGATTAA
- a CDS encoding acyl-CoA dehydrogenase translates to MELRWNEEQEMMRKMVRQFAEEKVSKAVQRMEETDEFPGEIVKEMGSLGLMGIPIKEEYGGAGMDFTSYILAIHELSKVSATLGVVLSVHTSVGTNPILDFGNEEQKKRYVPKLASGEYIGAFALTEPGSGSDAAGMKTTAVKKDDHYILNGSKVFITNAGAAQTYIVFAKTEPTAGVKGISAFIVEKDTPGFTVGAKEKKMGLHGSNTSSLSFEDAKVPVENLLGEEGEGFKIAMANLNFGRIGIAAQALGIAEAALEYATAYAKERKQFGRSIGSQQGVAFKLADMATKVEAAKLLTYRAANLKEHGRSCGMEASMAKMFASDTAMKVATEAIQVLGGYGYVKEYPAERFFRDAKVTQIYEGTNEIQHLVISKALLNN, encoded by the coding sequence ATGGAACTGAGATGGAACGAAGAACAGGAAATGATGCGGAAGATGGTCCGCCAGTTTGCAGAGGAGAAAGTAAGCAAAGCAGTACAGCGAATGGAAGAGACCGACGAATTTCCTGGTGAGATCGTTAAGGAAATGGGAAGCCTCGGACTTATGGGGATCCCTATTAAAGAAGAATACGGCGGAGCCGGAATGGATTTTACATCCTACATTCTGGCGATTCATGAACTGTCAAAAGTAAGCGCCACACTGGGCGTTGTCTTATCTGTTCATACTTCGGTAGGAACAAACCCGATACTGGACTTTGGAAACGAAGAACAGAAAAAGCGATACGTACCCAAACTGGCATCAGGTGAGTATATCGGTGCCTTCGCTCTAACCGAGCCAGGCTCCGGAAGTGATGCGGCCGGGATGAAGACGACCGCTGTAAAAAAAGATGATCATTACATTCTGAACGGATCGAAAGTGTTTATTACAAATGCAGGTGCTGCCCAAACGTATATCGTTTTTGCCAAGACAGAGCCGACTGCAGGCGTTAAAGGCATCAGCGCATTTATCGTGGAAAAAGATACACCGGGATTTACGGTCGGCGCGAAGGAAAAGAAGATGGGCCTTCACGGTTCAAACACGTCTTCCCTTTCATTTGAAGATGCCAAAGTACCTGTTGAAAACCTTCTTGGTGAGGAAGGAGAGGGCTTTAAAATCGCCATGGCAAACCTCAATTTCGGCCGGATCGGCATCGCTGCCCAGGCGCTCGGGATTGCTGAAGCGGCCCTCGAGTACGCAACAGCCTATGCTAAAGAACGAAAGCAATTCGGCCGCTCGATCGGCTCCCAGCAAGGTGTCGCCTTTAAGCTTGCAGACATGGCCACTAAAGTGGAAGCAGCCAAGCTCCTCACCTACCGTGCAGCAAACCTGAAAGAACACGGACGCTCCTGTGGAATGGAAGCATCCATGGCGAAGATGTTCGCCTCTGACACAGCCATGAAAGTGGCAACAGAAGCGATTCAGGTCCTCGGGGGATACGGCTATGTAAAAGAATACCCGGCAGAGCGTTTCTTCCGCGATGCAAAAGTCACACAAATCTACGAAGGAACCAACGAAATTCAACACCTCGTAATCAGCAAAGCACTACTTAACAACTAA
- a CDS encoding TetR/AcrR family transcriptional regulator produces MKKKQVPSMVKDQRLVKKRRDQIVKAAVQLFNKKGYHKTTTREVAQESGFSIGTLYEYIGSKEDILYLVCDSVYDEVVENWAQLMDENLHGLERLKQVIEAYFRVVNDLQDEVLVMYQESKSLSGEALNYVLQKELKMKAMFEKELQNAIDEGYLSLTKEELDLACHNILVAGHMWTFRRWVVQREYTIDQYCKLQLRQLLEGFNLQTSPSVEKELS; encoded by the coding sequence GTGAAGAAAAAACAAGTGCCGTCCATGGTGAAGGATCAGCGTCTGGTTAAAAAACGCAGAGATCAGATTGTAAAAGCAGCGGTTCAGCTATTTAACAAAAAAGGGTATCACAAGACAACCACTCGTGAAGTTGCCCAGGAGTCGGGCTTCAGTATTGGGACGCTTTACGAGTATATCGGCTCAAAAGAAGACATTCTCTACCTTGTCTGTGACTCTGTGTACGATGAAGTAGTGGAAAACTGGGCGCAGCTCATGGATGAAAACCTTCATGGGCTGGAGCGTCTTAAACAGGTGATCGAAGCGTACTTCCGTGTGGTAAACGATCTGCAGGATGAGGTCCTCGTTATGTATCAGGAATCCAAGTCCCTTTCCGGGGAAGCCCTCAATTATGTGCTGCAAAAAGAATTGAAAATGAAAGCCATGTTTGAAAAAGAACTGCAAAATGCCATTGACGAAGGGTACTTATCCCTTACAAAAGAAGAACTTGATCTTGCGTGCCACAACATTTTAGTTGCAGGACATATGTGGACATTCCGGCGCTGGGTGGTTCAGCGTGAATACACAATCGATCAGTACTGCAAGCTTCAGCTACGTCAGTTGCTTGAAGGCTTTAACCTTCAGACATCACCCAGCGTTGAAAAAGAACTGAGCTGA
- a CDS encoding acetyl-CoA C-acetyltransferase codes for MGKTVIVSGARTPVGKLGGKLSGFTASELGGKAISEALKRGNVDTGDVQHVIMGTVLQGGQGQLPSRQALHHAGLPWETETETINKVCASGMRSVTLADVLIRSGEHDTVVAGGMESMSNAPYFVKNARFGVKMGPTKFEDMMIHDGLTCTFTGVHMGTYGNKTASEYELTRKVQDEWSYRSHQRATDAITAGKFADEIVPVEVPQRKGEPLVVKDDESPRADTSVEKLAKLKPVFGADGTITAGNAPGVNDGAAALVVMDEAKAKERGLEPLATIIGHTQLAVEPENFPKTPGLVINKLLEKTGKSLSDIDLFEVNEAFAAVSLASGKIADLDPEKVNVNGGAVALGHPIGASGTRVILTLAYELKRRGGGIGIASICSGGGQGDAIMIQV; via the coding sequence ATGGGAAAAACGGTCATTGTTAGCGGAGCCAGAACACCGGTTGGGAAACTGGGCGGAAAACTTTCAGGATTCACAGCATCGGAACTTGGGGGAAAAGCAATCTCTGAAGCTTTGAAACGAGGAAACGTAGACACAGGTGATGTTCAGCACGTCATTATGGGGACAGTGCTGCAGGGCGGACAGGGGCAGCTTCCATCACGACAGGCACTGCACCATGCAGGCCTTCCTTGGGAGACGGAAACAGAAACCATCAATAAAGTCTGCGCATCCGGTATGAGAAGTGTCACATTAGCTGATGTATTAATTCGTTCCGGCGAACACGATACGGTTGTGGCCGGCGGGATGGAATCTATGAGTAATGCACCGTATTTTGTGAAAAATGCCAGATTCGGCGTCAAAATGGGACCAACGAAATTTGAAGACATGATGATTCATGACGGACTGACTTGTACGTTCACCGGTGTTCACATGGGTACCTACGGAAACAAAACAGCGAGCGAATATGAACTTACCCGTAAAGTGCAGGATGAGTGGTCCTACAGAAGTCATCAGAGAGCGACTGATGCCATCACCGCAGGAAAGTTCGCTGACGAGATCGTGCCGGTGGAAGTACCGCAGCGAAAAGGGGAGCCTCTCGTTGTAAAAGACGACGAATCTCCACGGGCAGATACGTCTGTTGAAAAGCTTGCGAAACTAAAGCCTGTATTTGGTGCAGACGGGACGATTACAGCAGGAAATGCTCCTGGTGTAAACGACGGAGCCGCAGCATTGGTCGTTATGGACGAAGCAAAAGCAAAAGAGCGGGGTCTTGAGCCGCTTGCAACAATTATCGGGCATACACAGCTTGCAGTAGAGCCGGAAAACTTCCCAAAAACACCGGGTCTTGTCATTAACAAACTTCTTGAGAAAACAGGAAAATCCTTAAGCGATATCGATCTGTTTGAAGTGAACGAAGCTTTCGCAGCCGTGTCACTTGCAAGCGGGAAAATTGCAGATCTCGATCCTGAAAAAGTAAACGTAAACGGCGGAGCAGTAGCACTCGGTCACCCAATCGGTGCAAGCGGAACCCGAGTCATCCTGACCCTTGCCTATGAACTTAAAAGAAGAGGCGGCGGAATCGGTATTGCCTCCATCTGCAGCGGCGGAGGACAGGGCGACGCCATCATGATCCAAGTGTAA
- the icmF gene encoding fused isobutyryl-CoA mutase/GTPase IcmF: MKRYEPKNPVRFVTASGLFDGHDASINIMRRMLQATGAEVIHLGHNRSVEEVADAIVQEDVQGVAISSYQGGHVEYFKYLYDSLKDRGVSHVNIFGGGGGVIIPAEMKELHDYGIKRIYSPEDGRKMGLQGMINEMMELCDFPLDDVSDVDLQKLTNREAKDIARMITVAEKRAFNSREVAASAETLFEEAVNQSNLPDVPVLGITGTGGAGKSSLTDELVRRFLRAYEDKTLAILSVDPTKKKTGGALLGDRIRMNAIHHPRVYMRSLATRDSRQELSKAIEESIRVVKKAGFDLIIVETSGIGQGDAAISDVADVSMYVMTSEFGAPSQLEKIDMIDFADLIAINKFDRKGSEDALREVRKTYQRSHTLFEEDPETMPVFGTIASQFNDPGTNRLFYELAAILDKKCGGSWGTDLGKTDKLTEKDAIIPPEQIHYLREIAQTVRGYHADTEAEVKKARRLFQVEGTLEAIDEEGTEGVDRTSLLELRDHYSQSLNSHSKETLDTWESTKEAYAKDEFVTKIRDKEIVTELKTTSLSGLDIPKVSLPKYEDYGEIVRWVRKENVPGKFPYTAGVFPFKRKGEDPKRQFAGEGSPERTNRRFHYLSKDDEAKRLSTAFDSVTLYGEDPGYRPDIYGKVGESGVSICTLTDMKKLYDGFDLCAPSTSVSMTINGPAPIILAMFMNTAIDQQLAFFAEENGRPPTDQEAAGIKAKTVSTVRGTVQADILKEDQGQNTCIFSTEFALRMMGDIQQYFIDNKVRNYYSVSISGYHIAEAGANPISQLAFTLANGFTYVEYYLSRGMNINDFAPNLSFFFSNGLDPEYTVIGRVARRIWSVAMKNKYGANERSQKLKYHIQTSGRSLHAQEVDFNDIRTTLQALLAIYDNCNSLHTNAYDEAVTTPTEESVRRAMAIQLIITKELGLARNENSLQGSFIIDELTDLVEEAVLMELERLNDRGGVLGAMETQYQRGKIQEESLLYETKKHNGDLPIIGVNTYLNPNPPSEDEFEMELARATKEEKEGQITHLKEFQESNGTKGEEALNRLKQTALNGGNLFEELMETVRYASLGQITNALYEVGGQYRRNL; the protein is encoded by the coding sequence ATGAAACGTTACGAACCGAAAAACCCGGTCCGCTTTGTTACGGCTTCAGGCCTTTTTGACGGCCACGACGCCTCCATTAATATTATGAGGCGGATGCTTCAGGCAACAGGTGCCGAAGTCATTCATCTCGGTCATAACCGCTCCGTAGAAGAGGTCGCTGACGCTATCGTCCAGGAAGATGTCCAGGGTGTAGCCATCTCTTCTTATCAGGGGGGGCACGTGGAATATTTTAAATATCTCTACGATTCTCTTAAAGATCGAGGGGTAAGCCATGTAAATATTTTTGGCGGCGGGGGAGGAGTTATTATCCCTGCAGAAATGAAAGAGCTTCATGACTATGGAATCAAACGAATCTATTCTCCGGAAGACGGGCGGAAAATGGGCCTCCAGGGGATGATTAATGAAATGATGGAGTTGTGCGATTTCCCTCTGGACGATGTGTCGGATGTGGATCTTCAAAAGCTTACAAACCGTGAAGCGAAAGATATTGCACGAATGATCACGGTAGCTGAAAAACGGGCGTTCAACAGCCGGGAAGTGGCAGCCTCTGCAGAAACACTCTTTGAAGAAGCGGTCAATCAGTCGAATCTGCCCGATGTCCCTGTCCTTGGGATTACCGGAACAGGAGGCGCAGGGAAAAGTTCGTTAACCGATGAACTGGTCCGGCGTTTTTTACGGGCATATGAGGACAAAACCCTGGCGATCCTGAGTGTTGACCCGACTAAGAAAAAAACCGGTGGAGCACTGCTCGGTGACCGGATCCGGATGAATGCGATTCATCATCCCCGTGTTTACATGAGAAGCCTTGCTACCCGTGACAGCCGTCAGGAACTGTCAAAAGCGATTGAAGAATCCATCCGTGTAGTGAAAAAAGCCGGTTTTGACCTGATCATTGTGGAAACGAGCGGAATCGGTCAGGGAGATGCTGCCATCTCAGACGTGGCAGATGTATCCATGTACGTCATGACAAGCGAGTTCGGGGCGCCTTCTCAGCTTGAAAAAATCGATATGATCGATTTTGCCGATCTGATTGCCATTAATAAATTTGACAGAAAAGGCTCAGAGGATGCCCTCCGTGAAGTGCGCAAGACGTACCAGCGAAGCCATACGCTCTTTGAAGAAGATCCTGAGACCATGCCTGTTTTCGGCACAATTGCAAGTCAGTTTAACGATCCGGGAACGAACCGTCTATTTTACGAGCTTGCAGCCATTCTGGATAAAAAATGCGGCGGCAGCTGGGGCACCGACCTCGGTAAAACTGACAAGCTGACAGAAAAGGATGCCATTATCCCTCCTGAGCAGATCCACTATCTTCGTGAGATCGCCCAGACAGTAAGAGGATACCATGCTGATACAGAGGCTGAAGTAAAGAAAGCCCGCCGATTGTTCCAGGTGGAGGGAACCCTTGAAGCGATCGATGAAGAAGGTACAGAAGGTGTTGACCGCACGAGCCTTCTTGAGCTTCGGGATCACTACTCCCAGTCTCTTAATTCACATTCAAAAGAAACTCTTGATACGTGGGAAAGCACGAAAGAAGCCTATGCTAAAGACGAGTTCGTCACGAAAATCCGTGACAAGGAAATCGTGACGGAACTGAAGACAACAAGCCTGTCCGGACTCGATATTCCAAAAGTGAGTCTGCCGAAATACGAAGACTATGGCGAGATTGTCCGCTGGGTCCGTAAAGAAAACGTACCGGGCAAGTTTCCTTACACAGCAGGCGTGTTTCCGTTCAAGCGTAAAGGGGAAGACCCGAAGCGTCAGTTTGCCGGAGAAGGATCTCCTGAACGCACCAACCGCCGCTTCCACTATTTATCCAAGGACGACGAAGCGAAGCGCTTATCCACTGCCTTTGACTCCGTTACGCTGTACGGGGAGGACCCGGGATACCGTCCTGACATTTACGGAAAAGTCGGTGAGAGCGGTGTGAGTATCTGTACCCTTACCGATATGAAAAAGCTATATGACGGGTTTGATCTGTGTGCTCCGTCTACGTCTGTTTCCATGACGATCAACGGGCCGGCACCGATTATTCTCGCCATGTTTATGAATACAGCGATCGATCAGCAGCTCGCATTCTTCGCAGAGGAAAACGGCCGCCCTCCAACGGATCAGGAGGCTGCGGGAATTAAAGCCAAGACCGTTTCTACGGTCCGAGGTACTGTTCAGGCCGATATTTTAAAAGAAGACCAAGGACAGAACACGTGTATCTTTTCAACGGAGTTTGCTCTTCGTATGATGGGAGACATCCAGCAGTACTTTATCGATAACAAAGTACGTAACTATTATTCAGTCTCCATCTCCGGCTACCATATTGCCGAAGCCGGGGCGAATCCGATCAGCCAGCTTGCCTTTACACTGGCTAACGGATTTACGTACGTGGAGTATTACTTGAGCCGCGGAATGAACATTAACGACTTTGCGCCGAATCTGTCGTTCTTCTTCAGTAACGGCCTCGATCCTGAGTACACCGTTATCGGACGTGTAGCGCGGCGTATCTGGTCTGTAGCTATGAAGAACAAGTACGGAGCAAATGAGCGAAGCCAGAAGCTGAAGTATCACATTCAAACATCGGGCCGTTCTTTACACGCCCAGGAAGTGGACTTCAACGACATCCGTACAACACTTCAGGCACTGCTTGCGATATATGACAACTGTAATTCTCTTCATACGAATGCCTATGACGAAGCGGTGACAACACCGACAGAGGAATCTGTCCGCCGTGCCATGGCGATCCAGCTGATTATTACAAAGGAGCTCGGCCTGGCAAGAAACGAGAACTCTCTTCAGGGCTCGTTTATTATCGACGAACTTACGGATCTTGTAGAAGAAGCGGTGTTAATGGAACTTGAGCGTCTGAATGACCGGGGCGGTGTACTCGGTGCCATGGAGACTCAGTATCAGCGAGGAAAAATTCAAGAAGAATCTCTACTTTATGAGACGAAAAAGCATAACGGTGACCTTCCAATCATCGGCGTGAACACGTACCTGAACCCGAATCCACCGTCAGAGGACGAGTTTGAGATGGAACTGGCCCGTGCCACAAAAGAAGAAAAAGAGGGACAGATTACTCATTTGAAAGAATTCCAGGAATCAAACGGAACAAAAGGGGAAGAAGCGTTAAACCGCCTGAAGCAGACGGCGCTGAATGGGGGCAACCTGTTTGAAGAGCTGATGGAGACGGTCCGCTATGCGAGTCTCGGCCAAATTACAAATGCTTTATATGAAGTGGGCGGTCAGTACCGCAGAAACTTGT
- a CDS encoding 3-hydroxybutyryl-CoA dehydrogenase, whose translation MDIKRVMVVGAGQMGSGIAQVCAMNGYEVILHDLKEEFVQKGIEGIKKQLEKQVKKERISEADMDRFLRQVHLSTDLNNASDVDLVIEAAVENMEVKKNVFKQLDAICPEHTILATNTSSLPITEIGAETNRPSKVIGMHFMNPVPVMKLVEIIRGLATDQEVYDAIRTMSENLKKTPVEVQDFPGFVSNRILMPMINEAIYTVYEGVASPKDVDEVMKLGMNHPMGPLTLADFIGLDTCLYIMETLHEGFGDDKYRPCPLLRKYVKAGWLGKKTGRGFYEYS comes from the coding sequence ATGGATATAAAACGCGTAATGGTCGTAGGTGCAGGACAAATGGGTTCAGGAATTGCCCAGGTATGTGCCATGAACGGCTACGAAGTCATTCTTCACGACCTGAAGGAAGAATTCGTCCAAAAAGGTATTGAAGGAATAAAAAAACAGCTTGAAAAACAAGTCAAAAAAGAACGGATTTCAGAAGCAGACATGGACCGGTTCCTCCGTCAGGTACATCTGTCCACAGACTTAAACAATGCTTCTGACGTGGATCTTGTTATTGAAGCTGCAGTAGAAAACATGGAAGTAAAAAAGAATGTGTTCAAGCAACTAGACGCCATATGCCCGGAACATACGATTCTCGCCACAAATACGTCCTCTCTTCCGATTACAGAAATCGGAGCGGAAACGAACCGTCCATCGAAAGTGATCGGCATGCATTTTATGAATCCGGTACCGGTCATGAAGCTTGTTGAAATTATCCGTGGACTCGCTACAGACCAGGAAGTTTATGATGCAATCCGGACCATGTCCGAAAACTTGAAGAAAACACCAGTTGAAGTTCAGGATTTCCCTGGCTTTGTATCAAACCGCATTCTTATGCCGATGATCAACGAAGCCATTTATACGGTATATGAAGGTGTGGCATCACCAAAAGACGTGGACGAAGTGATGAAGCTCGGAATGAACCATCCAATGGGCCCGCTCACACTTGCAGATTTCATCGGCCTTGATACATGCCTGTACATTATGGAAACCCTTCACGAAGGATTCGGCGATGACAAATACCGTCCGTGCCCGCTTCTCCGTAAATACGTAAAAGCCGGCTGGCTCGGCAAGAAAACAGGTCGGGGTTTTTACGAATACAGCTAG